One stretch of Novosphingobium pentaromativorans US6-1 DNA includes these proteins:
- the purQ gene encoding phosphoribosylformylglycinamidine synthase subunit PurQ, translating into MSFRSAVITFPGSNCDRDMADALEKVSGTAPHRVWHGDADLPEGLDFIALPGGFSYGDYLRCGAIASRSPVMRAVIEAAGRGVPVLGVCNGFQVLTESGLLPGALLRNSVIRFVCRDVRLKVENAQSLFTSGYEAGQEIVIPVAHHDGNYFADEATLDRLEGEGRVAFRYAEDVNGSARQIAGVLNDGGNVLGMMPHPERAIEATHGGTDGRALFESAIRGLVGA; encoded by the coding sequence ATGAGCTTCCGCTCCGCCGTCATCACCTTTCCCGGCTCCAATTGCGACCGCGACATGGCGGACGCGCTGGAGAAGGTTTCGGGCACCGCGCCGCATCGCGTCTGGCACGGTGACGCCGACCTGCCCGAGGGACTGGACTTCATCGCCTTGCCGGGCGGCTTTTCCTATGGCGACTACTTGCGCTGCGGTGCGATTGCCTCGCGCTCGCCGGTGATGCGCGCCGTCATCGAGGCTGCCGGTCGCGGCGTTCCGGTGCTCGGGGTCTGCAACGGTTTCCAGGTCCTGACCGAAAGCGGGCTGCTGCCCGGTGCGCTGCTGCGCAACTCGGTGATCCGCTTCGTCTGCCGCGACGTTCGCCTCAAGGTCGAAAACGCGCAGTCGCTGTTCACCAGCGGCTATGAAGCGGGCCAGGAAATCGTCATTCCGGTCGCCCACCACGACGGCAACTACTTCGCCGACGAAGCGACGCTCGACCGTCTCGAGGGCGAGGGCCGCGTGGCCTTCCGCTATGCCGAGGACGTCAACGGTTCGGCCCGGCAGATCGCCGGCGTGCTCAACGATGGCGGCAACGTGCTGGGCATGATGCCGCACCCCGAACGTGCCATCGAAGCTACCCACGGTGGCACGGATGGTCGCGCATTGTTCGAAAGCGCTATCAGGGGCTTGGTCGGCGCCTGA
- the purS gene encoding phosphoribosylformylglycinamidine synthase subunit PurS, whose amino-acid sequence MKVRVHVSLKPGVLDPQGRAIHHSLEGLGFSGVNDVRAGRLIELDVADNVSDEALDDMCRKLLANMVIENYRIEKVAA is encoded by the coding sequence ATGAAAGTCCGCGTCCACGTCAGCCTCAAGCCCGGTGTCCTCGATCCGCAGGGTCGGGCGATTCATCACTCGCTCGAAGGCCTCGGCTTCTCGGGAGTGAACGACGTCCGCGCCGGCCGCCTGATCGAGCTCGACGTTGCCGACAACGTCAGCGACGAAGCGCTCGACGACATGTGCCGCAAGCTCCTCGCCAACATGGTGATCGAGAACTACCGCATCGAGAAGGTCGCCGCATGA